The Stigmatella aurantiaca genome segment AGGCGGTGTACGGCCGCAGCCGCCTGCCGGCCACGGAGACGGAGCCCGAGCGTGCCCAGGTGGTGGCGCTGGGCGCTGCACTGCAGGTCCGCGGGGATCGCCGCTTCACCGAGGTGGTGAGCGGCTACCTGCTGGCGGGCGCCGAGACCGACCACATCAAGAGCGTGGAGCTGCGAGGCCTGGGTGAGGCCGGTACCGGCATCCTCTGGTGGGACGAGAAGAGCGCCGACGGCCGGGAGTCCTTCCTGCGCACGGACCTGGCGTTCCGCTTCCTGCGCGAGACGCGCTTCCAGTACTACCCCACCCGGGAGGACCTGCCCGATGTGGACCTGGGCGGCCCCCGGCTGGGCGTCGCGCTGCGCTACGGCATCTCCAAGGACGTCATCTTCACCGAGGAGGCCGAAGCGGTGCCCAACGTGCTCGGCGATGCGCGCCTGCTCGTCAACAGCCAGTCCAAGCTCACGGCGCGGCTGACCCAGACGCTGGCGCTCGCCACCAGCTTCCTCGTCCAGTACGACAGCTCGCCCGCCGAGGGGAAGGTGTCCACCGACACCGCGCTCTCGGTCAGCATCGAGGTGGGATTCTAGGCCCCGCAAATGCCACGCGGCGCCGGGGAGAACCCTCGGCGCCGCGCGGTGAAGCAGGGTGCTGTCCGTCCCGCTACGGGTGCGTGGACGGGTTCTTCAGGTCATGCGAACCGCCGTGGATCGCATCGCCCTGGGCCTCCGGGAAGTTGAGATCCTTCAGGTCGCTCACGTGCGAGCCGGGAGGATTCGAACCGCGGAAGCGCGTGGCGAAGTCCGCCATCGGGGCGGCGATCATCAGCACCACGAAGAGCAGCGACACGCCCATGACGAGGCGGTTGGCGCCCTTGTGGTCGATGAGGTGCATGAAGAACAGCAGCACCAGGGTGCCCTTCACCGTGGCGATGACGAGCGCCAGCAGCAGCCCGAAGGTGGGCAGGTGCATGCGGCCGGTAATCACCGTGATGAGGGTGAAGGCCAGGAGCGCGCCGTACACAATCCAGTACCGGGCCGTGCCGTGGTGCTCCTGCATGTTGCGGTGCTCCGTGTGGGTCTCGTTGACGATGGCCATGTGGGAGCGCTCCTAGACGAGATACAGCATCGGGAAGAGGAAGATCCACACCAGGTCCACCAGGTGCCAGTACATGCTGGCGAGCTCCATGCCCGTGTAGTTGTCGGGGCCGAAGCTCTTCTGGGTGAGCGCCCGGAGTCCCATCCAGCTCAGCACGCCCATGCCGATGGTGACGTGCAGCGCGTGCAGGCCCGTGGTGAGGAAGTAGATGGTGAAGTACATGGGCGCCCCAGGTATCTGGAGCCCCGCGTAGTGGTAGTGCTTCCCGGGCAGCGTGCCCTCGTGGAACTTGTGCGAGTACTCGAAGCCCTTGATGACGAGGAAGCCCACCGCCATCAGCAGGGTGAGCCCCACCATCACCGCCACCAGGTTGTTCTTCCCCTCCTTCGCGTAGTGCACGGCGAGAGCCGCCGTCAGCGACGAGGTGATGAGCACCACCGTGTTCACGGTGCCCAGCGTCAGGTCCAGGTGGCGGCTCGCCAGCGCGAACGCCTCCGGATAGAGGTAGCGGTAGCAGGCGTAGCAGACGAACAAGCCCGCGAAGAGCAGGATTTCCGTCGAGAGGAACAGCCACATGCCCAGGCGGGCCGCGTGGTTCTGCACCTCCAGGGACGCGAAGTGCTCAGCGAACTTCGGGCCGGGCGCCGCGCCGTGGGCGGCCGGAGCGCTAGACATCTTTCACCTCGTCCTTCTTCGGGGCCAGGTAGTAGTGCGGCTCTTCGGGGAACACCGGCTGCGGCCCCACGAAGTTGTGCGTGGGCGGAGGGGACTCGGAGACCCACTCGTAGCCCGTGCTGCGCCAGGGGTTCTTCCCGGACGCGCGCCCGTAGAACAGCGCGTACGTCAGGTAGATGGCGATGACGATGAAGCCGAACGCCAGCAGGGTGGCCCCCGCCGTGGAGGCGACGTTGAGCGCCTGGAACCGCTCCGGGTACTCGTAGTAGCGGCGCGGCATGCCGTAGTTGCCCAGCAGGAACTGGGGGATGAACGTGGCGTTGAACCCCAGGATGATGAGCGCCGCGGACACCAGGCCCCACCCCTCGTGGTACATGCGCCCGAACATCTTCGGGAACCAGTAGTGGAGGGCCGCCAGGAAGGCCATGATCGTCGCGCCCACCATGATGAAGTGGAAGTGCGCCACGACGAAGTAGGTGTCGTGCCACGGCACGTCCAGCGACACCGTGCCCACCGCGATGCCCGTCATGCCACCGAACACGGTGAAGAACAGGAAGCCGCAGAAGTAGGCGAACGGGGTGCGGAAGTCGACCGCGCCCTTGTACACGGTGCCCACCCAGTTGAAGACCTTGATGGCGGTGAACACACCCACCAGCATCGTCAGCACACCGAAGATGCCCGCGTCGAACGTCGACTGGCCGGACACGAACATGTGGTGGCCCCAGGCGAAGAAGCCCACGAAGGCGATGCCCAGCGAGGAGTACGCCACCGCGCGGTAGCCGAAGATGTTCTTGCGGCTGTAGGTGGCCACCACCTCGGACATCACGCCGAAGGCAGGCAGCACCATGATGTACACGGCCGGGTGGCTGTAGAACCAGAACAGGTGCTGGAAGAGCACCGGGTCGCCGCCGCGCGCCGGGTCGAACAGGCCGAAGTCGAACAGGTTCTCGCCCACCACGAGCAGCGTCAGCAGGCCGATGACCGGCGTGGCCAGCACCTGGATGCAGCTGGTGGCGTAGATGGCCCACACGAACAGCGGCAGCTTGAACCAGGTGATGCCCGGCGCCCGCATCGTGTGCACGGTGACGATGAAGTTCAGACCCGTGGCGATGGAGCTGAAGCCGATGACGAACGCGCCGAAGAGCACCGGCGCCACCGTCGTCGTCGTGTGGATGCTGTAGGGCGCGTAGAACGTCCAGCCGGTGTCCAGGCCGCCGTTCAGCATGCCCCACACCATCAGCACTGCGCCCGTCACGTAGATGTAGAAGCTCGCCAGGTTCAGCCGCGGGAACGCCACGTCCTTGGCGCCCAGCATCAGCGGGAGCATGAAGTTGCCGAACGCCGCCGGGATGGCCGGAATCATGAACAAGAAGATCATGATGAGGCCGTGCAGCGTGAACG includes the following:
- a CDS encoding DUF481 domain-containing protein, with the protein product MLTAFLVATSLQSQVPPASAPPPPAPAQTAAAERAAAAAESAATAAQEAAKASERMATAVEKLTEALAHPPAVPPAAMPGAPQKGDAPVVPDPWTGAVGLGLISLSGNASTLTFNGLATAQRKTRDWIYAVRAQAVYGRSRLPATETEPERAQVVALGAALQVRGDRRFTEVVSGYLLAGAETDHIKSVELRGLGEAGTGILWWDEKSADGRESFLRTDLAFRFLRETRFQYYPTREDLPDVDLGGPRLGVALRYGISKDVIFTEEAEAVPNVLGDARLLVNSQSKLTARLTQTLALATSFLVQYDSSPAEGKVSTDTALSVSIEVGF
- a CDS encoding cytochrome C oxidase subunit IV family protein; the protein is MAIVNETHTEHRNMQEHHGTARYWIVYGALLAFTLITVITGRMHLPTFGLLLALVIATVKGTLVLLFFMHLIDHKGANRLVMGVSLLFVVLMIAAPMADFATRFRGSNPPGSHVSDLKDLNFPEAQGDAIHGGSHDLKNPSTHP
- a CDS encoding cytochrome c oxidase subunit 3 family protein; amino-acid sequence: MSSAPAAHGAAPGPKFAEHFASLEVQNHAARLGMWLFLSTEILLFAGLFVCYACYRYLYPEAFALASRHLDLTLGTVNTVVLITSSLTAALAVHYAKEGKNNLVAVMVGLTLLMAVGFLVIKGFEYSHKFHEGTLPGKHYHYAGLQIPGAPMYFTIYFLTTGLHALHVTIGMGVLSWMGLRALTQKSFGPDNYTGMELASMYWHLVDLVWIFLFPMLYLV
- a CDS encoding cytochrome c oxidase subunit I — encoded protein: MTPSSSPTAEGVLPGHADAGGHAEHHHHPNYLVDGTTLKSWLLTIDHKRIGLMFLASVLFFFLVGGVFALALRVELLTPGPTVMDAMTYNRAFTLHGLIMIFLFMIPAIPAAFGNFMLPLMLGAKDVAFPRLNLASFYIYVTGAVLMVWGMLNGGLDTGWTFYAPYSIHTTTTVAPVLFGAFVIGFSSIATGLNFIVTVHTMRAPGITWFKLPLFVWAIYATSCIQVLATPVIGLLTLLVVGENLFDFGLFDPARGGDPVLFQHLFWFYSHPAVYIMVLPAFGVMSEVVATYSRKNIFGYRAVAYSSLGIAFVGFFAWGHHMFVSGQSTFDAGIFGVLTMLVGVFTAIKVFNWVGTVYKGAVDFRTPFAYFCGFLFFTVFGGMTGIAVGTVSLDVPWHDTYFVVAHFHFIMVGATIMAFLAALHYWFPKMFGRMYHEGWGLVSAALIILGFNATFIPQFLLGNYGMPRRYYEYPERFQALNVASTAGATLLAFGFIVIAIYLTYALFYGRASGKNPWRSTGYEWVSESPPPTHNFVGPQPVFPEEPHYYLAPKKDEVKDV